A stretch of Pseudomonas sp. LRP2-20 DNA encodes these proteins:
- a CDS encoding acyl-CoA dehydrogenase → MSIIQDFDLNNLDRLLRAFGERPQPLNLDTQLPQLIQALKADHLDLLPLPGQGNTLRRWQTLARVAGCDLALAKLYEGHTDALAILAECGAAHRVGEGTWGVWAAEPPDARTRIVAREGDQVRLSGRKAWCSGALQIDRALITAWADGDQTQLVAIELAQPSQGLSIDRWQAVGMATTASIEVTFDNTPGIAIGRPGQYLSRPGFWHGGAGIAACWYGAAEALADYLRAHCRKPRPDAHADAHLGAVDAALYGARAALRECAAWIDRQPDADASFEVRRTRAQVEQAVDQVIHHVGRALGATPFCRNSHFARLSADLPVYLRQSHAERDLAALGAQLTQVPAGAWKL, encoded by the coding sequence ATGAGCATCATCCAGGATTTCGACCTCAACAACCTCGACCGGCTGTTGCGCGCCTTTGGTGAGCGGCCGCAACCCCTGAACCTCGACACCCAGCTGCCGCAGCTGATCCAGGCACTGAAGGCCGACCATCTGGACCTGCTGCCACTGCCAGGGCAAGGCAACACCTTGCGCCGCTGGCAGACCCTGGCACGGGTGGCCGGCTGTGACCTGGCGCTGGCCAAGCTCTACGAAGGCCATACCGACGCGCTGGCGATCCTGGCCGAGTGTGGCGCGGCGCACCGGGTGGGTGAAGGCACCTGGGGCGTCTGGGCAGCGGAGCCGCCCGATGCCCGAACGCGCATCGTTGCGCGTGAGGGCGACCAGGTACGACTGAGCGGGCGCAAGGCCTGGTGCTCGGGTGCATTGCAGATCGACCGGGCCCTGATTACTGCCTGGGCCGATGGCGACCAGACGCAACTGGTGGCGATCGAGCTGGCGCAGCCAAGCCAGGGCTTGAGCATCGACCGCTGGCAGGCCGTGGGCATGGCGACCACCGCGAGCATCGAAGTGACATTCGACAACACCCCCGGCATCGCCATCGGCAGGCCTGGGCAATACCTGTCGCGCCCTGGCTTCTGGCACGGTGGCGCAGGCATTGCCGCCTGTTGGTACGGCGCCGCGGAAGCCTTGGCCGATTATTTGCGGGCGCACTGTCGCAAACCCCGCCCCGACGCCCATGCCGATGCCCACCTTGGAGCGGTGGACGCCGCCCTGTACGGCGCCCGCGCGGCCCTGCGCGAATGCGCCGCGTGGATCGACCGGCAACCCGACGCCGACGCCAGCTTCGAGGTGCGCCGCACCCGCGCCCAGGTCGAACAGGCGGTCGACCAGGTGATCCACCATGTGGGCCGGGCGCTGGGCGCTACGCCGTTCTGCCGCAACAGCCACTTCGCCAGGCTCAGCGCGGACCTCCCGGTCTACTTGCGCCAGAGCCATGCCGAACGCGACCTGGCAGCACTGGGCGCGCAATTGACGCAGGTGCCGGCAGGAGCCTGGAAGCTATGA
- a CDS encoding PIG-L deacetylase family protein, producing MSENLIQSSSGTPWAEWQHAAHLARATWISPQQLCPPGRRLVLIAPHPDDEILMAGGLLRHFRGREDDLVLISATDGEGSHPGSEQWSEHRLRRQRPLESRQALQQLELDLNRLDWRRLNLKDGALPREEAFLVNHLSQVLRPDDLLMATWRGDGHADHEAVGRAAAQAALARKAQLVEVPVWAWHWAQPDDPRLPWPRAHRIELNEATLACKRKALAAHASQLEADGPRSPVLPPRLLDCLLQPFELVFL from the coding sequence ATGAGCGAAAACCTGATTCAATCCAGCAGCGGCACCCCGTGGGCCGAGTGGCAGCACGCGGCGCACCTGGCGCGCGCCACCTGGATAAGCCCGCAGCAGCTGTGCCCGCCTGGGCGCCGTCTGGTACTGATTGCGCCGCACCCGGACGACGAGATCCTCATGGCCGGCGGCTTGCTGAGGCATTTTCGCGGTCGCGAAGACGACCTGGTGCTGATTTCGGCGACCGATGGCGAGGGTAGCCACCCCGGTTCCGAACAGTGGAGCGAGCACCGCCTGCGGCGCCAGCGCCCGCTGGAAAGCCGCCAGGCCCTGCAGCAGCTTGAGCTGGACCTCAACCGTCTGGACTGGCGCAGGTTGAACCTCAAGGACGGCGCCTTGCCCCGTGAGGAAGCCTTCCTGGTCAATCACCTATCCCAGGTACTGCGCCCGGATGACCTGCTGATGGCCACCTGGCGTGGGGATGGCCACGCTGACCATGAGGCCGTCGGAAGAGCGGCTGCGCAGGCGGCGCTGGCGCGCAAGGCACAGTTGGTGGAAGTGCCGGTGTGGGCCTGGCATTGGGCGCAACCGGATGACCCGCGCCTGCCCTGGCCACGTGCCCATCGCATCGAGCTCAACGAGGCCACCTTGGCGTGCAAGCGCAAGGCCCTGGCCGCCCACGCCAGCCAACTGGAAGCGGATGGTCCGCGTTCGCCCGTGCTGCCGCCGCGCTTGTTGGATTGCCTGCTGCAACCTTTTGAACTGGTGTTCCTGTAA
- a CDS encoding class I SAM-dependent methyltransferase, producing the protein MSLDAQYFADLYATNEDPWAFRTRWYEKRKRELVMASLPRQCYQRVFEPACANGELSALLAGRCAELLCQDLDPTAVGLARERLEDVPNASVELARLPGDWPGGRFDLIVLSEIGYYLDPTDWLQVIEQSLASLTYDGGLLACHWKHPIAGCPQDGREVHQLLAKHLPLFLVYRHEEADFLLEYWSCQPSVVDLDETCP; encoded by the coding sequence ATGAGCCTCGATGCGCAGTATTTCGCCGACCTGTATGCCACCAATGAAGACCCCTGGGCCTTCCGAACGCGCTGGTATGAAAAGCGCAAACGCGAGCTGGTCATGGCCAGTTTGCCGCGCCAGTGTTATCAACGGGTGTTCGAGCCCGCCTGCGCCAATGGCGAACTCAGCGCCCTGCTGGCCGGGCGCTGCGCCGAGCTGTTGTGCCAGGACCTCGACCCCACGGCCGTGGGGCTGGCCCGTGAGCGCCTGGAGGACGTGCCCAACGCTTCGGTCGAGCTTGCCCGGTTGCCGGGCGACTGGCCGGGTGGGCGCTTCGACCTGATCGTGCTCAGCGAAATCGGCTATTACCTCGACCCCACCGATTGGCTGCAGGTCATCGAACAATCGCTGGCCAGCCTGACCTATGACGGCGGCTTGCTGGCCTGCCACTGGAAGCACCCGATCGCCGGCTGCCCGCAGGATGGCCGCGAAGTACACCAGTTACTGGCCAAGCATTTGCCACTTTTCCTCGTCTATCGGCACGAGGAGGCCGACTTCCTGCTTGAGTACTGGTCGTGCCAGCCCAGCGTGGTCGACCTGGACGAGACCTGCCCATGA
- a CDS encoding glycosyltransferase yields the protein MIGVVIPAHNEARRLGRCLKAMAAAVAVARQAGHAVNVLVVLDRCVDGSARVAARYDVDVLAVAAGSVGMARRLGAEWMLERGASWLACTDADSQVPAHWLLSQLACTADVVCGTVHIDHWQPWQRAALRKLYLSRYEAREGHRHVHGANLGICARAYERVGGFQPLAAHEDVQLVRDLEADGAQIVWTARHSVATSSRIDSRAREGFGDYLASL from the coding sequence ATGATCGGCGTGGTGATTCCTGCGCATAATGAAGCACGCCGCCTCGGGCGCTGCCTGAAAGCCATGGCAGCAGCAGTGGCCGTGGCAAGGCAGGCAGGCCACGCCGTCAACGTGCTGGTGGTGCTCGATCGCTGTGTCGATGGCAGCGCCAGGGTGGCCGCGCGCTACGATGTCGATGTGCTTGCGGTGGCGGCCGGCAGCGTCGGCATGGCGCGCCGCCTGGGGGCCGAATGGATGCTGGAGCGTGGCGCCAGCTGGCTGGCCTGCACCGACGCGGACAGCCAGGTGCCAGCGCACTGGCTGCTGTCGCAACTGGCCTGCACGGCTGATGTGGTGTGCGGCACGGTGCATATCGATCACTGGCAGCCTTGGCAGCGGGCGGCACTGCGCAAGCTGTACCTCAGCCGCTACGAGGCGCGGGAAGGCCATCGGCATGTGCATGGGGCCAATCTGGGCATATGTGCCCGGGCCTACGAGCGAGTCGGCGGGTTTCAGCCGCTGGCGGCGCATGAGGATGTGCAGCTGGTGCGCGATCTTGAGGCTGATGGCGCGCAGATTGTGTGGACGGCCAGGCACAGCGTGGCGACCAGTAGCCGCATCGACAGCCGGGCCCGGGAAGGATTCGGGGATTATCTGGCGAGCCTGTAG
- a CDS encoding Ku protein, which yields MARAIWKGAISFGLVHIPVSLNTAVRTERVDFDWLDKRSMEPVGYKRINKVTGKDIDKDNIVKGVEYEKGRYVVISEEEIRKARPEATQTIDIFSFVEASDIPLQHFDTPYYLSPDKRGGKVYALLRETLASTGKVALATVVLHTRQHLALLRPLEDALVMITLRWPEEVRGLDSLELDKSVTESKPDKRELDMAKRLVEDMSGPWAPDEYHDAFRQTIMDLVEEKASKGKIAVVEKDEAGAAEKGADIIDLTELLKRSLGGKASRKATPEKKATKRPRKAS from the coding sequence ATGGCCAGGGCTATCTGGAAAGGCGCGATCAGTTTCGGTCTGGTCCATATCCCGGTGTCGCTGAACACCGCCGTGCGCACCGAGCGGGTCGACTTCGACTGGCTCGACAAGCGCAGCATGGAGCCGGTGGGCTACAAGCGGATCAACAAGGTCACCGGCAAGGACATCGACAAGGACAACATCGTCAAGGGTGTGGAGTACGAGAAGGGCCGTTACGTGGTGATCAGCGAAGAGGAGATCCGCAAGGCCCGCCCCGAAGCTACCCAGACCATCGATATCTTCTCGTTCGTCGAAGCCTCGGACATTCCCCTGCAGCATTTCGACACGCCGTACTACCTGAGCCCCGACAAGCGCGGCGGCAAGGTCTACGCGTTGCTGCGCGAAACCCTGGCCAGCACCGGCAAGGTGGCGCTGGCCACGGTGGTGCTGCATACCCGTCAGCACCTGGCACTGTTGCGCCCGCTGGAGGATGCGCTGGTGATGATCACCCTGCGCTGGCCGGAGGAAGTGCGCGGGCTGGACAGCCTGGAGCTGGACAAGAGCGTTACCGAGAGCAAGCCCGACAAGCGCGAGCTGGACATGGCCAAGCGGCTGGTCGAGGACATGAGTGGGCCGTGGGCGCCGGATGAGTACCACGATGCCTTCCGCCAGACCATCATGGACCTGGTGGAAGAAAAGGCCAGCAAGGGCAAGATCGCCGTGGTGGAAAAAGACGAGGCTGGGGCTGCCGAGAAGGGGGCCGATATCATCGACCTTACCGAGCTGCTCAAGCGCAGCCTGGGTGGCAAGGCATCCAGGAAAGCCACCCCCGAGAAGAAAGCGACCAAGCGACCCCGCAAGGCTTCTTGA
- a CDS encoding nucleosidase → MMLTKQFPDISLADTLFVFALEAEAGDVFAHVNTVFTGIGKVNAAIALTKAIQQRRPKLIVNLGSAGSQRHGKGEVVCCTRFVQRDMDVTPLGFARYQTPLSDIPVLLEHGQAIPGLPVETCGSGDSFEINHGDAPYDVVDMEAYVFALIARDEGIPFVCLKYISDDAGSDAADDWAVQVHLAAEAFKRVLFADVG, encoded by the coding sequence ATGATGCTGACCAAGCAATTCCCCGATATCTCCCTCGCCGATACGCTGTTCGTCTTCGCCCTGGAGGCAGAAGCGGGTGATGTGTTCGCCCATGTGAACACCGTGTTCACTGGCATTGGCAAGGTCAACGCCGCCATCGCCCTGACCAAGGCCATCCAGCAGCGGCGCCCCAAGTTGATCGTCAACCTCGGTTCGGCCGGCAGCCAGCGCCATGGCAAGGGCGAGGTGGTGTGCTGTACACGTTTCGTGCAGCGCGACATGGACGTCACCCCGCTGGGCTTCGCCCGTTACCAGACGCCACTGTCGGACATCCCGGTGCTGCTGGAGCATGGCCAGGCAATCCCCGGCCTGCCAGTGGAAACCTGTGGCAGTGGCGACAGCTTCGAGATCAACCATGGCGACGCGCCTTATGACGTGGTCGACATGGAAGCCTACGTGTTCGCGCTGATCGCCCGCGATGAAGGCATACCGTTCGTGTGCCTGAAGTACATCTCGGATGACGCCGGCAGCGACGCGGCCGATGACTGGGCGGTGCAGGTGCATCTGGCGGCCGAGGCCTTCAAGCGGGTGTTGTTCGCCGACGTGGGCTGA
- a CDS encoding carboxylate-amine ligase has product MYRPCTFGIEEEYLLTDLASGRVLITPSPAVVRRCRDVVGEYFAEEMFCSQIEIASPVFTNLYQARQFFLDYRQRLSASLAEEGVGLYCAASHPNAPWLRQKARPSRHYRQVFDDYQHVARRSLLNGLHIHAGVPPGCDRMQLINRLLYWLPLLLVLSTSSPMWAGQATGYMSYRRVICGEWPHMGLPEALPDWAAYERYRALLQRTGSLATEGDFWWAIRPSRRFPTVELRICDACPVLEDALCLAGLFRHLVEHNLQPHYDPGPLNRELRWVTQENYWRAMRHGRFAEFIGLHDQQPVTALGWLSQLQARWPTDTVDAERSYRHAQHILQQGTSADHQLAVLEQALANGATTAQALHAVTAQVLAQTRDGAATPVTAAGLAIR; this is encoded by the coding sequence ATGTACAGGCCTTGTACGTTTGGCATCGAAGAGGAGTATCTGCTGACGGATCTGGCCAGTGGCCGGGTGCTGATCACCCCGTCGCCAGCCGTGGTCCGCCGTTGCCGCGACGTGGTGGGCGAGTACTTTGCCGAAGAGATGTTCTGCAGCCAGATCGAAATCGCCTCGCCGGTTTTCACCAACCTGTACCAGGCCCGCCAGTTCTTTCTCGACTACCGTCAGCGCCTCAGCGCAAGCCTGGCCGAGGAGGGCGTCGGACTGTACTGCGCCGCCAGCCACCCCAATGCGCCCTGGTTGCGCCAGAAGGCCAGGCCGTCGCGGCACTATCGCCAGGTTTTCGACGATTACCAGCACGTAGCCCGGCGCAGCCTGCTCAATGGTCTGCACATTCATGCAGGTGTGCCGCCGGGCTGCGACCGCATGCAGTTGATCAACCGTCTGCTCTACTGGTTGCCGTTGCTGCTGGTGCTGAGTACCTCATCGCCCATGTGGGCCGGGCAGGCGACCGGCTACATGAGCTACCGGCGGGTAATCTGCGGCGAGTGGCCACACATGGGGTTGCCGGAGGCATTGCCCGACTGGGCTGCCTATGAACGCTACCGGGCGTTGCTGCAACGTACGGGTTCATTGGCAACGGAGGGGGATTTCTGGTGGGCGATCAGGCCGTCGCGGCGTTTCCCCACGGTGGAACTGCGCATCTGTGATGCCTGCCCGGTGCTCGAGGATGCGCTGTGCCTGGCCGGCCTGTTCCGCCACTTGGTGGAGCACAACCTGCAGCCCCATTACGACCCTGGCCCGCTGAACCGGGAACTGCGCTGGGTTACCCAGGAAAACTACTGGCGCGCCATGCGCCATGGCCGCTTCGCCGAATTCATCGGCCTGCATGACCAGCAGCCGGTCACGGCACTGGGCTGGCTCAGCCAGCTACAAGCGCGCTGGCCGACCGACACGGTGGATGCTGAGCGTTCGTACCGGCACGCGCAACACATACTGCAACAGGGGACCAGTGCCGATCACCAACTGGCGGTGCTGGAGCAGGCACTGGCCAATGGCGCCACTACCGCTCAAGCGCTGCACGCGGTGACCGCTCAGGTGCTGGCGCAAACCCGCGATGGTGCGGCAACGCCGGTCACGGCGGCGGGGCTTGCAATCAGGTAA
- a CDS encoding class I SAM-dependent methyltransferase, giving the protein MMLNPQQEQADVALLQLGRRLRADGYRFTCVTPATQARNNARPGAEQASNLRDVFGWSRPFSPSLISLDELEQLRHAQVLSEEGDRLRSRVRWSSLDDLLLVHSAYPTQASDAVFFGPDSYRFAQVIHDHLQRSPTRVQHAVDIGCGSGVGALVIARAAPHAQVSAVDINPLALRYTAINAALAGVSNVSVEPSDLLEGISGTFDLIVANPPYMLDAGERTYRHGGGALGAELSLRIVEQARERLSPGGSLLLYTGVAIVEGQDALLEAIRLRLAGPEWAWVYREIDPDVFGEQLLEPGYERVERIAAVSLTVKRSA; this is encoded by the coding sequence ATGATGCTCAACCCACAACAGGAACAGGCCGACGTGGCCTTGCTGCAGCTTGGCCGCCGCCTGCGCGCCGATGGCTACCGCTTCACTTGCGTGACACCGGCTACCCAGGCACGCAACAACGCCCGGCCTGGCGCCGAGCAGGCCAGCAACCTGCGCGATGTGTTCGGCTGGAGCCGGCCATTTTCGCCTTCGCTGATCTCGCTGGATGAACTGGAGCAGCTGCGCCACGCACAGGTGCTGAGCGAGGAGGGCGACCGGCTGCGCAGCCGCGTGCGCTGGTCGAGCCTGGACGACCTGTTGCTGGTGCATTCGGCCTATCCCACCCAGGCTAGCGATGCGGTGTTCTTCGGCCCCGACAGTTACCGCTTCGCCCAGGTCATTCACGATCACCTGCAGCGCAGCCCGACCCGCGTTCAGCACGCGGTCGATATCGGCTGTGGCAGCGGCGTCGGCGCCTTGGTGATCGCCCGCGCGGCGCCACATGCGCAAGTCAGCGCCGTGGACATCAACCCACTGGCCCTGCGCTACACGGCCATCAATGCGGCGCTGGCCGGAGTCAGCAATGTGTCGGTCGAACCGAGCGACCTGCTTGAAGGCATCAGCGGCACATTCGACCTGATCGTCGCCAACCCGCCCTATATGCTCGATGCCGGTGAGCGCACCTATCGCCACGGCGGTGGTGCGCTGGGCGCCGAACTGTCGCTGCGCATCGTTGAACAGGCCCGCGAGCGCTTGAGCCCAGGAGGCTCATTGCTGCTGTACACCGGGGTGGCCATCGTCGAAGGCCAGGATGCCTTGCTCGAAGCCATTCGCCTGCGCCTGGCCGGCCCGGAGTGGGCTTGGGTCTACCGCGAGATCGACCCGGATGTGTTCGGCGAGCAGTTGCTGGAGCCAGGCTATGAACGGGTCGAGCGCATCGCCGCGGTATCGCTGACCGTCAAGCGTAGCGCCTGA
- a CDS encoding iron-containing redox enzyme family protein has product MTAMTSDTLAPMPALAVDDSLARRYQALLAGDEHNGRQWLAARLAEASVMADDLPDTIGQLDDWSARHAAQVAHDHAHYLEQRRHGAPRRYFANRSQALWFLQQVAPTKAVDGAWLHATLRHWHDPRYHGLIRTYLEELGDGDPRCNHVLIYQRLLSRLGCLDTLALDDERYLQGALQLALGQYGDSFLPEVIGYNLGYEQPPLHLLITTHELAELGIDGHYFQLHVTIDNAASGHAQKSIRAAQQLCPQQAPEVFYRRVRHGYRLNDLGIPAPDLISRFDLEAQLLSALERKRAFGQFMHADRCRLQQRTVNQWLAEPAALPAFLQALQAQGWIRCGQNPAESRWWSLIEGPSAPMFGVFNAYEKQLWHDWIAADWQAPVKRVLPGSWLPALQGPPESEGLDESIDSLIARMAGNRHAQPQGLRATRAYLRATGLAQEGPH; this is encoded by the coding sequence ATGACGGCAATGACCTCTGACACCCTGGCACCGATGCCAGCCCTGGCTGTCGATGACAGCCTCGCCAGGCGCTATCAGGCGCTTTTGGCAGGGGATGAGCACAATGGTCGGCAATGGCTGGCGGCCCGGTTGGCCGAGGCGAGCGTCATGGCCGATGACTTGCCTGATACGATCGGGCAACTCGATGATTGGAGTGCCCGGCATGCGGCGCAGGTAGCCCATGACCATGCGCACTACCTGGAACAACGCCGCCACGGGGCACCACGGCGCTACTTTGCCAACCGCTCGCAGGCCCTCTGGTTCCTGCAGCAAGTCGCGCCGACCAAGGCCGTGGATGGTGCCTGGCTGCACGCTACCCTGCGCCACTGGCACGACCCGCGTTACCACGGCCTGATTCGCACCTACCTCGAAGAACTGGGCGACGGCGACCCACGCTGCAATCACGTGCTGATCTACCAGCGCCTGCTGAGCCGACTGGGTTGCCTGGACACGCTTGCGCTGGATGACGAACGCTATCTGCAGGGCGCCTTGCAGCTTGCCCTGGGCCAGTACGGCGATAGCTTCCTGCCGGAGGTGATCGGTTACAACCTGGGCTATGAACAGCCGCCACTGCACTTGCTGATCACCACCCATGAACTGGCAGAGCTAGGCATCGACGGCCATTACTTTCAGTTGCACGTGACCATCGACAATGCCGCCAGCGGCCATGCGCAGAAATCCATCCGCGCCGCACAACAGCTATGCCCGCAGCAGGCGCCAGAGGTGTTCTATCGCCGGGTGCGCCACGGCTATCGGCTCAATGATCTGGGCATCCCGGCGCCTGACCTGATCAGCCGCTTCGACCTTGAGGCCCAATTGCTGTCAGCCCTTGAGCGCAAACGCGCTTTCGGCCAGTTCATGCACGCCGACCGTTGCCGTCTTCAGCAGCGCACGGTCAATCAGTGGCTGGCCGAACCGGCGGCATTGCCGGCGTTCTTGCAGGCACTGCAGGCCCAAGGCTGGATCAGGTGCGGGCAGAACCCTGCCGAAAGCCGCTGGTGGTCGCTCATCGAAGGGCCGAGTGCACCCATGTTCGGTGTGTTCAATGCCTATGAAAAGCAGCTGTGGCACGACTGGATTGCCGCTGACTGGCAGGCACCTGTAAAACGCGTCCTGCCCGGCAGCTGGTTGCCAGCCTTGCAAGGCCCACCAGAGAGCGAGGGGCTGGATGAAAGCATCGATAGCCTGATCGCCCGGATGGCCGGCAATCGTCATGCCCAGCCTCAAGGGCTGCGCGCCACCCGTGCCTACCTGCGCGCCACCGGCCTGGCTCAGGAGGGCCCGCACTGA
- a CDS encoding NTP/NDP exchange transporter: protein MGNWRRRLDQALNIQPGEGPAVIAGLLLFYLLFTGYFMLRPVRETMGVAGGVDNLQWLFTGTFIATLACLPVFGWLASKVRRRHILPWTYGFFASNLLLFAALFAVDPADLWNARAFYIWLSVFNLLTISLAWSVLTDLFSTGQGKRLFGLLAAGASLGGLSGPILGTLLVAPLGHAGLVLLAGVFLVGSVLACTYLQRWRDRNPLPASSEQPASRPLGGNPLAGATAVLRSPYLLAVALFVVLLASVSTFLYFEQARIVSETFTDRTRQTQVFGLIDTVVQALAILTQVFLTGRLARRMGVAVLLVAVPLVMAAGFVWLALAPVFAVFVVVMVVRRAGEYALVRPGREMLFTVLPAEDKYKAKNFIDTVVYRGGDALSGWLKRGLDLLAEHPQLAMLIGAGLALGWSLTGMWLGRRQREAESAVAPNKPPPLI from the coding sequence ATGGGCAACTGGCGCAGGCGCCTCGACCAGGCACTGAACATCCAGCCGGGTGAGGGGCCTGCGGTGATCGCCGGGCTGTTGCTGTTCTACCTGCTGTTTACCGGCTATTTCATGCTGCGCCCGGTGCGCGAAACCATGGGGGTGGCGGGTGGCGTCGACAACTTGCAATGGCTGTTCACTGGCACCTTCATCGCCACCCTGGCCTGCCTGCCTGTGTTCGGCTGGCTGGCCTCGAAGGTTCGTCGCCGGCATATCCTGCCCTGGACCTATGGTTTCTTCGCCAGCAACCTCTTGCTGTTCGCTGCGCTGTTTGCGGTTGATCCAGCGGATTTGTGGAATGCCCGGGCCTTCTACATCTGGCTGTCAGTGTTCAACCTGCTGACCATCTCGCTGGCCTGGAGCGTGCTGACCGACCTGTTTTCCACCGGGCAGGGCAAGCGCCTGTTCGGCCTGTTGGCCGCCGGTGCCAGCCTCGGCGGCCTGAGCGGGCCAATCCTGGGCACGTTGCTGGTTGCACCGCTGGGGCACGCCGGGCTGGTACTGCTTGCCGGGGTGTTTCTAGTGGGCAGTGTGCTCGCATGCACATACCTGCAAAGGTGGCGCGATCGCAACCCGTTGCCTGCTTCAAGTGAGCAGCCAGCCTCGCGGCCGTTGGGCGGCAACCCCTTGGCCGGCGCGACGGCCGTGCTGCGCTCACCCTATCTGCTGGCGGTCGCCTTGTTTGTCGTGCTGCTGGCCAGTGTCAGTACCTTCCTGTACTTCGAACAGGCGCGCATCGTCAGCGAAACCTTCACCGACCGCACGCGCCAGACCCAGGTATTCGGCCTGATCGATACGGTGGTGCAGGCGCTGGCGATCCTCACCCAGGTGTTTCTCACCGGTCGGCTGGCCAGGCGCATGGGTGTCGCCGTGCTGCTGGTCGCGGTGCCGCTGGTGATGGCTGCCGGGTTCGTGTGGCTGGCCCTGGCGCCGGTGTTTGCCGTGTTCGTGGTGGTGATGGTGGTGCGCCGGGCCGGTGAATATGCGCTGGTTCGCCCAGGGCGAGAGATGTTGTTCACGGTCTTGCCTGCCGAGGACAAGTACAAAGCGAAGAACTTCATCGACACTGTGGTGTACCGCGGTGGCGATGCCCTGAGCGGCTGGCTCAAGCGCGGGCTGGACCTGCTGGCCGAACATCCCCAACTGGCGATGCTCATCGGTGCCGGGCTGGCCCTGGGCTGGTCATTGACCGGAATGTGGCTGGGCAGGCGCCAGCGCGAGGCCGAATCGGCTGTCGCACCAAATAAACCTCCGCCGCTTATTTAA
- a CDS encoding aldo/keto reductase, producing the protein MYKRRDVLRAGAALGLVAASPWLHAAGSAGLLTRKVPSTGEALPVIGAGTSGSFEVEAGSAAYQQLKAVLKAFFDGGGKVIDTSPNYGGADRILGQLLEEGGWHRQCFIATKIAADSRAGAQAQWAGTLKSLRTDKADLLQIHNLRDWQTQLPYARELKQQGKARYVGITHYLNSGHEDVARIVRSEPLDFIQINYSVNAPQAARELLPLCQDKGVAVLINRAFDDGRLFARVKDQPLPAWAAEAGIGSWAQLFLKFAISHPAVTTVIPATGRPERQLDQLKAGHEPLLSQVQQQALIKQFA; encoded by the coding sequence ATGTACAAGCGTCGCGATGTCCTACGCGCTGGTGCGGCTTTGGGCCTTGTGGCCGCCAGCCCCTGGCTACATGCCGCCGGCTCTGCTGGGTTGCTGACGCGCAAGGTTCCCTCGACGGGTGAGGCCTTGCCGGTGATCGGCGCCGGCACCTCCGGCAGCTTCGAAGTCGAAGCCGGCTCCGCCGCATACCAGCAGCTCAAGGCGGTGCTCAAGGCATTCTTCGACGGTGGCGGCAAGGTCATCGACACCTCGCCCAACTATGGCGGCGCCGACCGCATTCTCGGGCAGTTGCTGGAGGAGGGCGGCTGGCACCGGCAATGTTTCATCGCCACCAAGATCGCCGCTGACAGCCGGGCCGGAGCCCAGGCGCAATGGGCCGGCACGCTCAAGAGCCTGCGCACCGACAAGGCCGACCTGCTGCAGATCCACAACCTGCGAGACTGGCAGACCCAACTGCCTTATGCCCGCGAGCTCAAGCAGCAGGGCAAGGCCCGCTACGTCGGTATCACCCATTACCTGAACAGCGGCCACGAAGACGTGGCGCGCATCGTGCGCAGCGAGCCGCTGGACTTCATCCAGATCAACTACTCGGTGAATGCCCCGCAAGCGGCACGCGAACTGCTGCCGTTGTGCCAGGACAAGGGCGTCGCCGTGCTGATCAACCGTGCCTTCGACGACGGCCGGCTGTTTGCCAGGGTCAAGGACCAGCCGTTGCCGGCATGGGCCGCCGAGGCCGGTATCGGCAGCTGGGCGCAGCTGTTTCTCAAGTTCGCCATCAGTCATCCGGCCGTGACCACGGTCATTCCCGCGACCGGGCGCCCGGAACGCCAGCTAGACCAGCTCAAGGCCGGGCATGAGCCCCTGCTCAGCCAGGTGCAACAGCAAGCGCTGATCAAGCAGTTCGCCTGA